In Streptomyces sp. Li-HN-5-11, the sequence GGTGCGTGCTGGGCGACCCAGGCGCAGCTCGCCGTCTCGCGGGCGCCCCGCAGCACCTGGCAGCCCTCCCACTCCCGCACGTCCCAGCCGTACGCCGCGGTGAAGGAGTCGTACGCCTCGGCGGGCAGACCGTACCGGTCCCGGGCCAGGGCCATGACCACCAGGTCGTGTTCGCGCAGGTCGTAGGCGAACGTCTCCAGGTCGACCAGGACCGGCCCGTCCGGGCCGACGTGCACATTGCGCGGCAGCGCGTCGCCGTGGACCGGGCCCGGCGGCAGACGCGGGGTGAGCTCCCGGGCGGCCGCCGCGAAACGGTCGCGGCGCTCGCGCAGAAACGCCGCGTCCACGGCGTCGATCGCGTCGCCGGCGAGCCGAAGCCAGCGCTCGACCCCGTCCAGCAGGTCGCGCGGCGGCAGTTCGAAACCGGGCGGGGGCAGCGCGTGGACGATGCGCAGCAGTCCGGCAAGGTCCCGCGGCCCGGCGGGGCGCACGGGATCCGGCAGCCGGTGCCAGACGGTCACCGGATGTCCCTCGACCAGCAGCGCCTCGGGCTCGGCGGCCCGCACCGCGGGGACGCCCGCGTCGGCCAGCCACACCGCGACGCGCAGCTCCCGCCGCGCCCGCTCCAGCAGCTCGGCGTCGCGGCCCACCTTGACGACGAGGTCACCGGCGGCGAACACAGCGTTCTCGCCCAGCGCCAGCAGCCGCGCCCCACGCACCGCACCGGACACCACGTCCACCGCGGCCAGTACCTCCCGCGCCCGCGCCTCGTCCATCGCCCGCCTTTCGTGTCCGTACGAGTCCCTCACCGTCCGCCGGCGGCCAGTGTCCCATCCACGCAGGTGAGGGCCCGCCGGTTCCCCTGTGACCGGCGGGCCCTTCGCCCCTGGGGCGGGCGGAAGGGGGTCAGACCCGCATCCGCTCGACCTCGGGACGCGCCTCGGGTGCGGGCACCGCCTGCGGGGCCTCGTCGTGGGTGAGGTCGGGCAGCCGGTGCAGCCACTTCGGCAGATACCAGTTGCGCTCGCCCAGCAGTGCCATCACCGCGGGCAGCAGCACGCCGCGGATGACCGTCGCGTCGATGAGCACCGCGGCCGCCAGGCCCACACCCATCTGCTTCATCGACTGCATGGACAGCGTGCCGAAGATCGCGAACACGGCGACCATGATGACCGCGGCACTGGTGACGACGCCCGCCGTGGTGACCACGCCGTGCTGGATCGCGTCCCTCGTGCCGCGGCCGCGCAGCCGCGCCTCGCGGATCCGGGACACCACGAACACGTGGTAGTCCATCGACAGGCCGAACAGGATCACGAAGAGGAACAGCGGCAGCCACGTCACGATCGCGCCCACGCCCTCCGCGCCGACGAGCGAGGCGCCCCAGCCGTGCTGGAACACCGCGACGAGGACGCCGTAGGCGGCGCCCACCGACAGCAGGTTCAGCAGGATCGACGTGATCGCGACGGTCAGCGAGCGGAACGACAGCAGCATCAGCAGGAAGGCGAAGACCACGACGAAGGCGAACACCGGGACGACGGCGCCCCCGAGCTGGTCGTTGAAGTCGTGCGAGCCGGCGACCTGCCCGGTGATCGGCGCCTGAACGCCCTCGACCTTGCCGAGCGTGGCGGGCCGCACCTCGTCGCGCAGCTTCTCCAGGCTCTTGCCGGCCTGGTCGTAGTCGGAGCCGCCGACCAGCGGGACGTAGACGAAGGCGACGTTCTGCGCCGGGTGCACCTTGACGTCGACCGGGCCGCGCGAGGCACCCGAGGCGATCGCCCGCTCCTTGAACTCGGCCAGCGCGCTTCGCACCTCGGGGGCCTTGATGTCCTTGGCCTTCACGACCACCTCGGCCGGCTGCGAGCCGCCCGGGAAGGCGTCGTTGACCCGGTTGTACGTCTGCACGATCGGCAGCGAGTCGCCGAACTCCTGGTCCAGCGTCAGCTGCGAGGTCTTCATGCCGAGCGCCGGAGCCGCGACGGCGAGCAGCGCGCCGACCGCCACAACCACGGAGACCACCGGCCTGGCCAGCACGCCCCGCAGCACGGTTGTCCAGACCCTGCTCTCCCCGTTGCCCTTCCGGCGCCGCCCGAGGAACGGCATGCGGCCCTTGTCGACCCGCTCGCCCAGCAGCGACAGCAGTGCCGGCAGCACGGTCACCGAACCGACCATGGCGACCGCCACCACGATCAGCGAGGCCAGGCCCATCGCCTCGAACTCGGCGAGCCCGGTGAACAGCATGCCCGCCATCGCCACGCACACCGTGACACCCGAGACGATGATCGCGCGGCCGCTGGTCGCGGCGGCGATGCGCAGCGCGGTCCCTGCGTCCCGCCCGGCCGCCCGCTCCTCGCGTTCCCGGCGCAGGTAGAACAGGCAGTAGTCGACACCGACCGCCATACCGACCAGCAGCATCACGGAGTTGGCGGTGTCGCTCATCGGCTGCAGATGGCTGACGATGCCCATCAGGCCAATCGTCGCCATGATCGCGGTGATCGCCAGCGCCACCGGCAGCAGCGCGGCCACCAGCGCGCCGAAGGCGATCAGCAGGATGCCGAAGGCCACCGGCACGGCGGAGTACTCGGCCTGCTCGAAGTCGCCCCCGAAGGCGTCGGAGTACTGCTTCTGCATGCTGGCGCCGCCGATCTCCTCGATCCGCAGCGAACGGTGGTCCTTCTGGACGCCCGCGACCGCCTTCAGCACTGGCTCGACCCGGTCGCCGGCGGTGTCCGCGTCGCCGCGCATGTCGAACTGCACCAGCGCGCTGCGGCCGTCCTTCGAGATCGTCTTCGTGTCGTACGGCGACGTCACGTCCGTGACCCTGCCGGTCGCCCCGACGGCCTCGACCACCTCGCTGACCGCGGCCCTGAAGCCGGCGTCGGTGGCCTTGGTGGTGCCGTCCTTGGCCTGGATGAGAACGGTCTCGCTCGACGGTTCCTTGATCCCGGCGTCTTCGATGATCTCCGCCGCGGTGTGCGTCTCCCCCTTGAGCTGGTCGCTCTCCTTGACGTCCACCCGGCCGGCCGCCGAACCGAGCCCCATCGCCAGCACGACGAACAGCACCCATATGCCGACGGCCGCCCACCGGTGCCGGGCGCTCCAGCCGCCGGCCCGCGCGGCCAGGCCCCGCACGCGCGTTTCTCCGTTCCCCATGACGGGCTTGCCCCCCACTCCTGTGCGGTGGCGACCCCCTGCCGCCACCCTCCGCATCGAAGGTATGGGCGCGATAAGGCCATCTCGTCGTGCTGCCCGGTGAAGCGCCGCCGGCCCGGCTCCTCCGCTCGGACCACCGTCACCTCCGCACTGGGGAGGACAGTGACCCCCTACAACTACCCGCACTTCTCGGGGGTGCGATCAGGGTGCCCACGCCCTGGTGCCCGCCGCTCTAGGCTGGGCGGATGACGACGTATGCGGCGCTGCTGCGCGGAATCAACGTGGGCGGCAGCAAGAAGGTGCCGATGGCCGAACTGCGCGCCCTCATGGGGGGACTCGGCCACGACGGGGTCCGCACCTATCTGCAGAGCGGCCAGGCGGTCTTCACCGCCGGTCACGGCGACGAGGAGTCCCTCGCCGCCGAGCTCGCCCAGGCGATCGAGAAGCGGTTCGGCTTCCCGGTGGACGTGATCGTGCGCGACCACGCCTATCTGCGGGCGGTCGCCGAGGCCTGCCCGTTCCCGGCCGCCGAGCTGGAGGCCAGGCAGCTCCACCTCACCTACTACTCCGCCCCCGCCGACGAGGCCCGCTTCGCGGACATCGACCAGGCCGCCTTCCTCCCCGAGGAGTTCCGCCTCGGAGACCGGGCCCTGTACCTGTACGCACCGGACGGCCTCGGCCGCTCCAAGCTCGCCGAGCAACTCTCCAGGCGGCGTCTCGCCAAGGGAGTGATCGCCACCAGCCGGAACTGGAACACGGTGGTCAAACTGGTCGAGATGACCGCAGGAAGCCAGTGACGTACCGCACTTCGGCGTCCTGCGTGCGGCCGCTCCTCGGGAATCGCGTACCCGCTCAGCCCAGGGTCGCCAGCCGGGTCAGGTCGTGGTCCGTCAGGCGTACGGCCGTCGCGCCGAGGTTCTCCTCCAGGTGGTCCAGGGCGCCCGTGCCCGGTGTCGGGCACAGGACGGGGGAGCGGTGCAGCAGCCACGCCAGGGCGATCTGCCCCGGCGTGGCCCCGTGCGCGGCGGCGATCTCCGCGCACACCGGGTGCCCGGTCAGTGAGCCGTTGCCCAGCGGGAACCACGGCAGGAACGCGATGCCCCGCTCCTCGCACAGCCTCAGCAGCGGTTCCGACTCCCGGTCGAGGAGGTGGTAGCGGTTCTGGACCGACGCCACCGGGCTCAACTCCAGGGCTGAGGCGAGCTGTTCGGCGGTGACCGTGTCCAGTCCGACATGCCGCACCTTGCCCTCCGTCCGCAACTCGTCGAGCACGCCCAGCTGCTCCGCCATCGGCACGGCCGGATCAAGCCGGTGCAGCTGGTACAGGCCGATCGTGTCCAGCCGCAGCCGGCGAAGGCTCGCCTCGCACATCGCCCGAAGCTGCTCCGGTCGCCCGTCGACATGCCAGGCACAGGCGCTGGTGCGCACCACCCCGCCCTTGGTGGCGATCACCAGGTTCTCCGGGTAGGGGTGCAGGGCCTCGGCGACCAGCTCCTCGGCGAGGGACGGACCGTAGTTGTCCGCCGTGTCGATCAGCGTCACCCCGCGCCCGACCGCTCGCCGCAGCACGGCCACCGCGTCCCGGGCGTCCCCGCGCGGGCCCCAGTAGCCCGGGCCGGTGAGCTGGGCGGTGCCGTAGCCGAGACGCCGTACGGGCGTCTCGCCGGCCAGCGCGAACGTCTCCCCAACCACTCGGTCCGCCCCGATCACTTGATCCCGACCACTCGATGGAGGGTACACACGGCTGTGAGAGGCTCCTGCCATGCGTTACATCATCATCGGGGCAGGGGCGGTCGGCGGTTCGGTCGGCGGACGGCTGGCGCAGAGCGGACACGAGGTCGTGCTGGTCGCACGCGGCGCGCACCTCGCGGCGCTGCGGGAGCACGGGCTGCGGCTGAGGGTGCCCGAGGGCGAGCTCACCTTCCCGCTGCCCGCCGTGGACGGACCCGAGGCCCTCGGTGAACTGCGCGCCGACGACGTGCTCGTCCTGGCCGTCAAGACGCAGGACGCCGAGGCGGCGCTCGCGGCCTGGGGCCCGGCGCCGGTCGCGGGCGGTGGTACGGCCGCCGAGCGGCTGCCGCTGCTGTGCGCGCAGAACGGCGTGGAAGGGCAGCGCATCGCCCTGCGCCGCTTCCGGCACGTGTACGGCGTCTGCGTCTGGCTGCCCTCGGAGCACGTCGAACCCGGCGTCGTCTCCGCGGCCGGGACACCGCTGACCGGCATGCTGCACCTCGGCCGGTACCCGCACGGCAGCGACGACACGCTCCGGCGGATCGCCGCCGACCTGGAGCGTTCGCGTTTCGAGGCGCCGGTCGTGCCGGACGTGGCCCGCTGGCAGTACGCCAAGCTGCTGGGCAACCTGGCCAACGCCGTAGAGGCCGTCAGCGGCCCCCTGGACGGCGACGAGGCGGCCCTGGCCCTGTACCACCGGGTACGCGCCGAGGGCGAGGCGGTGCTCGCCGCCGCCGGGATCGAGTACGCGAGCCCGGAGGAACAGCAGAAGACACGCGGCGACAAGATAACCCTCGTGCCGCTGGACGGCGCCCCGCGCGGCGGCGGCTCGTCCTGGCAGTCCCTCACCCGCGGCACCGGCACCATCGAGGCCGACCACCTCAACGGGGAGATCGTGCTCCTGGCCCGGCTGCACGGCGTACCGGCACCCCTGAACGAACTGCTGCAGCGGCTGGCCAACACCTT encodes:
- a CDS encoding aminoglycoside phosphotransferase family protein is translated as MDEARAREVLAAVDVVSGAVRGARLLALGENAVFAAGDLVVKVGRDAELLERARRELRVAVWLADAGVPAVRAAEPEALLVEGHPVTVWHRLPDPVRPAGPRDLAGLLRIVHALPPPGFELPPRDLLDGVERWLRLAGDAIDAVDAAFLRERRDRFAAAARELTPRLPPGPVHGDALPRNVHVGPDGPVLVDLETFAYDLREHDLVVMALARDRYGLPAEAYDSFTAAYGWDVREWEGCQVLRGARETASCAWVAQHAPGNPGALAEFERRVASLREGDETVRWHSF
- a CDS encoding MMPL family transporter, which translates into the protein MGNGETRVRGLAARAGGWSARHRWAAVGIWVLFVVLAMGLGSAAGRVDVKESDQLKGETHTAAEIIEDAGIKEPSSETVLIQAKDGTTKATDAGFRAAVSEVVEAVGATGRVTDVTSPYDTKTISKDGRSALVQFDMRGDADTAGDRVEPVLKAVAGVQKDHRSLRIEEIGGASMQKQYSDAFGGDFEQAEYSAVPVAFGILLIAFGALVAALLPVALAITAIMATIGLMGIVSHLQPMSDTANSVMLLVGMAVGVDYCLFYLRREREERAAGRDAGTALRIAAATSGRAIIVSGVTVCVAMAGMLFTGLAEFEAMGLASLIVVAVAMVGSVTVLPALLSLLGERVDKGRMPFLGRRRKGNGESRVWTTVLRGVLARPVVSVVVAVGALLAVAAPALGMKTSQLTLDQEFGDSLPIVQTYNRVNDAFPGGSQPAEVVVKAKDIKAPEVRSALAEFKERAIASGASRGPVDVKVHPAQNVAFVYVPLVGGSDYDQAGKSLEKLRDEVRPATLGKVEGVQAPITGQVAGSHDFNDQLGGAVVPVFAFVVVFAFLLMLLSFRSLTVAITSILLNLLSVGAAYGVLVAVFQHGWGASLVGAEGVGAIVTWLPLFLFVILFGLSMDYHVFVVSRIREARLRGRGTRDAIQHGVVTTAGVVTSAAVIMVAVFAIFGTLSMQSMKQMGVGLAAAVLIDATVIRGVLLPAVMALLGERNWYLPKWLHRLPDLTHDEAPQAVPAPEARPEVERMRV
- a CDS encoding DUF1697 domain-containing protein gives rise to the protein MTTYAALLRGINVGGSKKVPMAELRALMGGLGHDGVRTYLQSGQAVFTAGHGDEESLAAELAQAIEKRFGFPVDVIVRDHAYLRAVAEACPFPAAELEARQLHLTYYSAPADEARFADIDQAAFLPEEFRLGDRALYLYAPDGLGRSKLAEQLSRRRLAKGVIATSRNWNTVVKLVEMTAGSQ
- a CDS encoding aldo/keto reductase → MVGETFALAGETPVRRLGYGTAQLTGPGYWGPRGDARDAVAVLRRAVGRGVTLIDTADNYGPSLAEELVAEALHPYPENLVIATKGGVVRTSACAWHVDGRPEQLRAMCEASLRRLRLDTIGLYQLHRLDPAVPMAEQLGVLDELRTEGKVRHVGLDTVTAEQLASALELSPVASVQNRYHLLDRESEPLLRLCEERGIAFLPWFPLGNGSLTGHPVCAEIAAAHGATPGQIALAWLLHRSPVLCPTPGTGALDHLEENLGATAVRLTDHDLTRLATLG
- a CDS encoding 2-dehydropantoate 2-reductase; this translates as MRYIIIGAGAVGGSVGGRLAQSGHEVVLVARGAHLAALREHGLRLRVPEGELTFPLPAVDGPEALGELRADDVLVLAVKTQDAEAALAAWGPAPVAGGGTAAERLPLLCAQNGVEGQRIALRRFRHVYGVCVWLPSEHVEPGVVSAAGTPLTGMLHLGRYPHGSDDTLRRIAADLERSRFEAPVVPDVARWQYAKLLGNLANAVEAVSGPLDGDEAALALYHRVRAEGEAVLAAAGIEYASPEEQQKTRGDKITLVPLDGAPRGGGSSWQSLTRGTGTIEADHLNGEIVLLARLHGVPAPLNELLQRLANTFARERRAAGSLPVAELVRMADEAETEGACAAGR